In one Cercospora beticola chromosome 1, complete sequence genomic region, the following are encoded:
- a CDS encoding uncharacterized protein (BUSCO:EOG09264RQY): MFKKEFQPGAKSKVKSSAQRAIRAKIVETYPLIEPYIDQIMPKKEQLDVTKIPDRVQLYSFGSTPLFWQHMDDPIIPHLKVVHQYPQCFQHIRIDRGAIRFVLSGAALMVPGLTSPGGRLPGGKEEPWNNGGNEIEAGDVVVVDAEGKENACMVGVLSVGTKEMKEKKKGPGIEGGHYVGDGLWKLDL; this comes from the exons ATGTTCAAGAAGGA GTTCCAGCCCGGCGCTAAGTCAAAAGTCAAGTCGTCTGCTCAGAGAGCAATACGCGCCAAGATCGTGGAAACATATCCTCTCATCGAGCCCTACATTGATCAGATTATGCCCAAGAAAGAGCAACTCGATGTTACAAAGATCCCAGACCGCGTCCAACTCTACAGCTTCGGCTCCACACCACTTTTCTGGCAGCACATGGACGACCCGATAATACCGCATCTGAAAGTCGTGCACCAGTACCCACAATGCTTCCAGCATATTCGCATCGATCGTGGTGCCATCAGATTTGTGTTGAGTGGTGCAGCACTCATGGTGCCGGGGTTGACGAGTCCCGGCGGAAGACTCCCTGGTGGAAAGGAAGAGCCATGGAACAACGGAGGGAATGAGATTGAGGCGGGTGACGTGGTTGTCGTGGATGCAGAGGGCAAAGAGAATGCTTGTATGGTGGGTGTATTGAGCGTGGGCACCAAGGAaatgaaagagaagaagaaaggacCAGGCATCGAGGGAGGACATTACGTGGGCGATGGCTTGTGGAAGTTGGACTTGTGA